In Synechococcus sp. PCC 6312, one genomic interval encodes:
- the rpsK gene encoding 30S ribosomal protein S11 gives MAPSPKRSGPRKQKRNVPSGVAHIQSTFNNTIISITDTNGEVISWASAGSSGFKGAKKGTPFAAQTAADSAARRAIDQGMRQIEVMVSGPGSGRETAIRALQGSGLEITLIRDVTPIPHNGCRPPKRRRV, from the coding sequence ATGGCTCCATCCCCCAAACGTTCTGGCCCTCGCAAACAAAAGCGCAATGTCCCTAGCGGCGTGGCCCACATCCAATCCACTTTTAACAACACGATTATCTCGATTACAGACACCAACGGGGAGGTCATTTCTTGGGCCTCTGCCGGTTCCAGTGGCTTTAAGGGGGCCAAAAAAGGAACTCCCTTTGCGGCTCAAACTGCTGCCGATAGTGCGGCCCGGCGGGCGATTGATCAAGGAATGCGGCAGATTGAGGTAATGGTCAGCGGCCCAGGTTCGGGACGGGAAACCGCTATTCGCGCCCTCCAAGGTTCAGGCCTGGAAATCACCTTGATTCGGGATGTCACCCCCATTCCCCACAACGGTTGCCGGCCCCCCAAACGGCGGCGAGTTTAG
- the rpsM gene encoding 30S ribosomal protein S13 → MARIAGVDLPRDKRVEIALTYIYGIGLTRSQEILAKTGVNPDTRVKDLVDGDVLSLRQTIDEYDVEGDLRRIEAMNIKRLMDIGTYRGRRHRMGLPVRGQRTRTNARTRRGARRTVAGKKKAAAKK, encoded by the coding sequence GTGGCCCGGATTGCTGGCGTAGATTTGCCCCGTGACAAGCGGGTAGAAATTGCCCTCACTTATATTTATGGCATTGGCCTAACCCGTTCCCAGGAAATCTTGGCAAAGACGGGGGTCAATCCTGACACGCGGGTAAAAGACCTAGTAGATGGCGATGTTTTGTCTCTCCGGCAAACGATTGACGAATACGATGTCGAGGGAGACTTACGTCGTATTGAAGCCATGAACATCAAACGATTGATGGATATTGGCACCTATCGAGGCCGTCGGCATCGGATGGGCTTACCTGTGCGAGGTCAGCGGACACGCACCAATGCGCGCACAAGGCGGGGGGCCAGACGGACTGTGGCCGGCAAGAAAAAAGCTGCGGCTAAGAAATAG
- the rpmJ gene encoding 50S ribosomal protein L36, translating to MKVRASVRKICEKCRVIRRRGRVMVICTNPKHKQRQG from the coding sequence ATGAAAGTTAGAGCCTCTGTCCGCAAAATTTGTGAAAAATGCCGTGTTATTCGCCGCCGCGGACGCGTCATGGTGATTTGCACCAACCCCAAGCATAAGCAACGGCAAGGTTAA
- the infA gene encoding translation initiation factor IF-1 translates to MSKQDAIEIEGTVTESLPNAMFRVDLDNGFNVLAHISGKIRRNYIKILPGDRVKVELTPYDLTKGRITYRLRKK, encoded by the coding sequence TTGTCTAAACAGGATGCGATTGAAATTGAAGGCACGGTGACTGAGTCTTTACCCAATGCCATGTTTCGGGTGGACTTAGATAACGGGTTTAATGTCTTAGCCCATATTTCCGGCAAAATTCGTCGTAACTATATCAAAATTCTCCCCGGTGACCGAGTCAAGGTGGAACTCACCCCCTATGACCTCACAAAAGGGCGAATTACCTATCGTTTACGGAAAAAATAA
- a CDS encoding adenylate kinase: protein MRLILFGGPGSGKGTQAAFLVDHFHIPHISTGDILRAERAKKSELGQQAQVYMDSGQLVPDQLVVDMVEKRLAQADAQSGWLLDGFPRNANQAKVLEEMLQRTKQGYDYLLFLEVQPEILSQRLLGRQRQDDDPKVIQDRLRVYAEETLPMILSYQDHPRFVRIDGMESIATVSTAIKTAITS from the coding sequence ATGCGGTTGATTTTGTTTGGCGGTCCAGGTTCCGGGAAGGGAACACAGGCAGCTTTTTTAGTGGATCACTTCCATATTCCTCATATCTCCACAGGGGACATTCTTCGAGCCGAGCGGGCTAAAAAGAGTGAACTTGGTCAGCAGGCCCAAGTCTATATGGACAGCGGCCAACTGGTTCCCGATCAACTGGTGGTTGATATGGTGGAAAAACGCTTGGCCCAGGCGGATGCTCAGTCGGGTTGGCTCTTGGATGGATTCCCCCGTAATGCCAACCAGGCCAAGGTTTTGGAAGAGATGCTTCAACGCACCAAGCAAGGCTATGACTATCTCTTATTCCTGGAAGTCCAGCCGGAGATTCTCAGCCAGCGCCTCCTCGGTCGTCAGCGTCAGGACGACGATCCGAAGGTCATTCAGGATCGTTTACGGGTCTATGCCGAAGAAACCTTGCCGATGATTCTCAGCTATCAGGATCATCCAAGGTTTGTCCGCATTGATGGTATGGAATCCATTGCAACCGTATCAACGGCAATTAAAACAGCGATAACCTCATGA
- the secY gene encoding preprotein translocase subunit SecY has protein sequence MVVSRGKTPSAQETFMQMAQAAGLRSRVLVTLGLLILVRLGIYLPVPGIDRQVFAAAVQNNSVIRFLDIFSGGGISALGIFALGILPYINASIIMQLMTAALPSLERLQKDEGEAGRRKISQITRYVALGWAIIQSTGIAIFVNSIPGAALTPGSLFLAETALALTAGSMFVMWVSELITERGIGNGASLLIFLSIVAYLPSSVGQTIALAESGGSIGGIIVLALVFLVMIVGIVFVQEGTRRIPIVSARRQVGRRLYREQTSYLPLRLNQGGVMPIIFASAMLILPSTLAQFSQNAVVAQVAAYLSPGGPTPWVYVMFYLVLILFFSYFYASLVVNPVDMSQNLKKMGASIPGIRPGKATSDYIEKVLNRLTLLGAIFLGLVAIVPTAVESATRVTTFQGLGATSLLILVGVAIDTAKQIQTYVISQRYEGMVKQ, from the coding sequence GCCGCAGGATTACGCAGTCGGGTCTTAGTCACATTAGGACTGTTAATTCTAGTCAGACTAGGAATTTATTTACCTGTTCCTGGCATTGATCGCCAAGTCTTTGCGGCGGCGGTTCAAAATAATTCTGTCATCCGCTTTTTAGATATTTTTTCTGGGGGTGGTATCTCAGCTTTAGGTATTTTTGCCCTGGGGATTCTGCCCTATATCAATGCTTCGATCATCATGCAGTTGATGACTGCGGCTTTACCATCCTTAGAGCGATTACAAAAGGATGAAGGGGAAGCCGGACGGCGAAAAATTTCCCAAATCACCCGCTACGTGGCCTTGGGTTGGGCCATCATTCAAAGCACGGGGATTGCCATTTTTGTTAACTCCATTCCAGGCGCAGCCCTGACACCAGGTTCTCTATTCTTAGCGGAAACGGCCTTAGCCCTAACGGCTGGTTCCATGTTTGTGATGTGGGTTTCGGAATTAATCACCGAACGTGGCATTGGTAACGGGGCTTCCTTGCTGATTTTCTTGAGCATTGTTGCTTACCTCCCCAGTTCTGTGGGACAAACCATTGCCTTGGCTGAAAGTGGGGGCAGCATTGGCGGAATTATTGTACTGGCCCTTGTCTTTCTGGTCATGATTGTCGGGATTGTTTTTGTTCAGGAAGGCACACGCCGGATTCCGATTGTTTCTGCCCGGCGACAAGTCGGACGGCGATTGTACCGCGAGCAAACTAGCTATTTACCCCTGCGCCTGAATCAAGGTGGGGTGATGCCGATTATTTTTGCTTCGGCAATGTTGATTTTACCCTCCACTCTGGCTCAATTTAGTCAAAATGCCGTTGTTGCCCAAGTTGCCGCCTATCTTTCTCCCGGGGGGCCAACGCCTTGGGTCTATGTCATGTTCTATCTGGTTTTAATCCTTTTCTTTAGTTACTTCTACGCCTCCCTAGTGGTGAATCCCGTGGATATGTCCCAAAACTTGAAAAAAATGGGTGCCAGTATTCCGGGAATTCGCCCCGGAAAAGCCACATCAGATTACATCGAAAAAGTCTTAAATCGCTTGACATTGCTGGGGGCTATTTTCTTAGGGCTAGTGGCCATTGTGCCAACGGCTGTCGAAAGTGCAACGCGGGTGACAACCTTCCAAGGCCTGGGGGCAACCTCTTTGCTGATCTTGGTGGGTGTGGCTATTGATACGGCTAAACAGATTCAAACCTATGTGATCTCCCAACGCTATGAAGGGATGGTGAAACAGTAA